The following are encoded together in the Iodobacter fluviatilis genome:
- a CDS encoding DUF3142 domain-containing protein, producing the protein MTRLKLMLCGTALAAMLALSSFFMANHRPNTAWDQQAYIWQRVWTKEHADALLQSRNLFSALRVLALQHHSQTGWANLSIDYDELKKDGRPLWLVVRLDEQLNPADRPAIYQHIFALTQSWQARGLNLLGVEIDHDAASARLPEYLQFLQGLKQGLPPALQLSITALPTWSSSPIFPKILQLTDQSVLQVHAVLSPEQGLFDAKLALGWIKRYSQLSDRPFRAALPAYGMGLTRVGSKDWQVESESPLRMANNKQELTVAPQQLAQFIEQLQTQRLPSLQGLIWFRLPLASDQRAWSLSTLSAVILQQPLTPNWQVKIHSLPAKLNETKQLHDIVLHNAGPADAPLPRQISIVASDCLAADAIGNYQLASDRYQQHFKLIKPDQLRSGQSRPIGWLRCTSLQEDKTLVSP; encoded by the coding sequence ATGACACGATTAAAGTTAATGCTATGTGGCACAGCACTAGCTGCCATGCTGGCCCTTAGTAGCTTTTTTATGGCAAACCACCGCCCCAACACCGCTTGGGATCAACAAGCCTATATCTGGCAAAGAGTCTGGACAAAAGAGCACGCCGATGCCTTGCTGCAAAGTCGCAATCTATTCTCGGCTTTGCGTGTGCTGGCCTTGCAGCACCATTCACAAACTGGCTGGGCCAACTTAAGTATTGACTATGACGAACTCAAAAAAGATGGCCGCCCGCTCTGGCTGGTTGTGCGTTTAGACGAGCAATTAAATCCCGCTGACCGCCCCGCTATTTATCAGCATATCTTTGCCCTTACCCAAAGCTGGCAAGCTCGCGGCTTAAATCTGCTCGGGGTAGAGATCGACCACGATGCGGCAAGCGCTCGCCTGCCGGAGTACTTGCAGTTTTTGCAAGGGCTTAAACAAGGGCTACCGCCAGCCCTGCAACTGAGCATTACCGCTCTGCCTACTTGGAGTAGCTCGCCTATTTTTCCCAAAATATTGCAGCTAACTGACCAATCCGTATTACAAGTACATGCCGTGCTTTCACCAGAGCAGGGGCTATTTGATGCCAAGCTGGCACTTGGCTGGATCAAGCGCTATAGCCAATTAAGCGACCGGCCATTTCGCGCCGCCCTACCCGCTTACGGCATGGGATTAACGCGCGTGGGGAGTAAAGACTGGCAGGTCGAAAGTGAATCCCCACTGCGCATGGCAAATAACAAGCAAGAACTCACTGTTGCCCCTCAGCAACTGGCCCAATTTATTGAACAGTTACAAACGCAACGATTGCCAAGTTTGCAAGGCTTAATCTGGTTTCGGCTGCCTTTGGCGAGTGATCAACGCGCATGGTCGCTAAGCACGCTCAGCGCCGTTATTTTGCAGCAGCCACTCACCCCAAACTGGCAGGTCAAAATCCACAGCCTGCCCGCTAAACTAAACGAAACCAAGCAACTACATGATATTGTTTTGCACAATGCCGGCCCAGCTGATGCCCCCTTGCCTAGGCAAATCAGCATAGTCGCCAGCGACTGCCTAGCCGCAGACGCCATCGGCAATTACCAGCTGGCAAGCGATCGCTATCAACAACACTTTAAGCTGATTAAACCTGATCAGCTGCGTAGCGGGCAATCTCGGCCCATAGGCTGGCTGCGCTGCACATCTCTGCAAGAGGATAAAACACTTGTCAGTCCTTAA
- a CDS encoding heparan-alpha-glucosaminide N-acetyltransferase, translated as MSLALRPRKPLPDLLRGIAVALMVFFHFSFDLAYFGLWSVQTNIDPEWVALRTLIVSLFAAVAGLCTGGWPSWQRQLKLLACAGAATLGSWFIFPNAIIWFGVLHFFFVAGLIAPLFLNKPHLCLVLGFALILLGVQLQAALFNQPALAWLGMMTYKPRTEDYVPMLPWFGVVLLGMAAQAMLPAQWLAQGGQRQLAPLRWLGKHSLIIYLLHQPILFGMLGLLLKK; from the coding sequence ATGTCATTAGCACTCAGGCCGCGTAAGCCCCTTCCCGATCTACTGCGAGGCATTGCTGTTGCCTTAATGGTGTTTTTTCATTTTTCATTTGATCTAGCCTATTTTGGCCTTTGGTCAGTACAAACCAATATTGATCCGGAATGGGTGGCACTACGCACCTTGATCGTCAGCCTATTTGCTGCGGTAGCGGGGCTTTGCACAGGTGGGTGGCCAAGCTGGCAACGCCAGCTAAAATTACTGGCCTGTGCGGGGGCCGCCACGCTAGGCAGTTGGTTTATTTTCCCCAATGCCATTATCTGGTTTGGCGTACTGCACTTCTTTTTTGTGGCAGGCTTAATCGCCCCGCTATTTTTAAATAAACCCCATCTTTGCCTAGTACTGGGATTTGCGCTGATTTTGCTAGGAGTGCAGCTACAAGCCGCGTTATTTAATCAGCCCGCACTGGCTTGGTTGGGCATGATGACTTACAAGCCTAGAACCGAAGATTACGTGCCGATGCTGCCTTGGTTTGGAGTGGTACTGCTTGGCATGGCCGCCCAAGCCATGCTCCCAGCACAGTGGCTAGCCCAAGGTGGCCAACGCCAACTTGCCCCACTACGCTGGCTAGGCAAGCACAGCCTAATCATTTATCTACTACACCAACCCATCTTATTTGGCATGCTGGGGCTGCTGTTAAAAAAATAA
- a CDS encoding PP2C family protein-serine/threonine phosphatase, whose amino-acid sequence MKFTVYQNSRQGGRRYNQDRLGYSYSRDALLLVVADGMGGHLHGEIAAQIAVELLTDQFQKKAQPYLRKPTQFLHDALLQCHSAIANYASNHQLLEIPRTTVVCCIVQDGVLHWAHVGDSRLYVLRKGEILLQTQDHSKVQQLVNDGKITAEEALIHPERNKIYNCLGGTLKPDIELGSKILLIDSDTLLLCTDGLWGSVDESDLIHFLSSFPVLFSIPQLMDRAELRAGKFSDNISALGINWHDTDEGVFSENTFVSTQKLDPNTITTHMDPLSSSANITDDDIEAAIAEIQAAIQKYSQ is encoded by the coding sequence ATGAAATTCACTGTATATCAAAATAGCCGCCAAGGCGGGCGTCGATATAACCAAGACCGTTTGGGCTACTCTTACAGCCGCGACGCGCTGTTATTAGTGGTAGCTGACGGCATGGGTGGCCATTTGCATGGTGAAATTGCTGCGCAAATAGCTGTTGAACTACTGACGGATCAATTCCAGAAAAAAGCACAGCCCTACCTTCGAAAACCTACGCAATTTCTACATGATGCCTTGCTGCAATGTCATAGTGCGATTGCTAATTATGCAAGCAATCATCAGCTACTTGAAATCCCACGCACCACCGTGGTCTGCTGCATAGTGCAAGACGGTGTTTTACATTGGGCTCACGTTGGGGATTCACGCCTATACGTTCTGCGTAAAGGAGAAATTTTACTGCAAACCCAAGATCACTCTAAAGTGCAGCAATTGGTGAATGATGGAAAAATCACCGCCGAAGAAGCCTTAATTCATCCAGAAAGAAATAAAATTTATAACTGCCTAGGTGGAACGCTCAAACCTGATATTGAACTAGGCAGCAAAATTCTCTTAATTGACAGCGATACCCTACTGCTATGCACCGATGGGCTTTGGGGCTCGGTGGATGAAAGCGATTTAATTCATTTTTTATCCTCATTTCCTGTTTTATTCTCTATCCCCCAGCTAATGGATAGAGCCGAATTACGTGCGGGTAAGTTTTCCGATAATATCAGCGCTTTGGGCATTAATTGGCATGATACGGATGAAGGCGTTTTCTCCGAAAACACCTTTGTTTCTACCCAAAAACTAGACCCAAACACCATTACCACACATATGGACCCACTAAGCAGCAGCGCTAATATCACCGATGATGATATCGAAGCCGCTATTGCTGAAATTCAAGCTGCCATCCAAAAATACTCCCAATAA
- a CDS encoding serine/threonine protein kinase: MATPSNQPLARGYQLQNYTIAKLLSAGGFSIVYLAHDENDYPVAIKEYLPNSLALRTAGDVVQARSEDSIALFRHGLKCFFEEGKTLAHIQHPNIIRVRNFFRANDTVYMVMEYERGRTLQKEIQLKHGREGVDEGLIRHVFYHLLNGLREVHLNKLLHLDIKPANIYIRKDGSPVLLDFGSARQTLALEQSKLTPMYTPGFAAPEQYNKKDPHGPWTDIYGIGASLFACIAGTAPQPADLRLKEDKVIKLHDRYGDRYSPELIELISQCLSLDPSLRPQSVPQLQKQLLERGSAPLKRSGIVSTLRRKWVKFSNKGQLETE; this comes from the coding sequence ATGGCAACTCCAAGCAATCAACCGCTCGCACGCGGTTATCAACTCCAGAACTACACCATCGCCAAGTTATTGTCGGCGGGTGGCTTTAGTATTGTGTATCTGGCCCATGATGAGAATGATTATCCGGTTGCGATCAAGGAATACTTACCTAATTCTTTAGCGCTCAGAACCGCAGGTGATGTGGTACAAGCACGCAGCGAAGATAGCATTGCTTTATTTCGCCACGGCTTAAAGTGTTTTTTTGAAGAAGGTAAAACCTTAGCTCATATTCAACACCCTAATATTATACGAGTGCGCAATTTTTTCCGTGCTAATGATACGGTTTATATGGTGATGGAATACGAGCGTGGCCGCACATTACAAAAAGAAATTCAGCTTAAACACGGCAGAGAAGGAGTAGATGAAGGCCTAATTCGCCATGTTTTTTATCATTTACTCAATGGCTTACGCGAAGTACATCTAAATAAACTCTTACATTTGGATATTAAACCGGCCAATATTTATATTCGCAAAGATGGCTCGCCAGTATTACTGGATTTTGGCTCTGCACGGCAAACCTTAGCCCTAGAGCAAAGTAAGCTCACCCCAATGTATACGCCTGGTTTTGCTGCGCCTGAGCAATACAATAAAAAAGACCCACACGGCCCTTGGACTGATATTTATGGCATTGGGGCTAGCTTATTTGCCTGCATCGCCGGCACCGCACCACAACCGGCTGATTTACGCTTGAAAGAAGACAAGGTGATTAAACTGCACGATCGCTATGGGGATCGCTACTCACCCGAACTGATCGAGCTTATTTCGCAGTGTTTAAGTTTAGATCCTAGCCTGCGCCCACAAAGTGTGCCACAACTACAAAAACAACTATTGGAACGCGGCTCCGCACCGCTTAAACGCAGCGGCATTGTGAGTACTTTAAGACGTAAATGGGTCAAGTTTTCGAACAAAGGTCAGCTGGAAACAGAATGA
- a CDS encoding YicC/YloC family endoribonuclease has translation MILSMTGFASIQRELPGGTLSIELRSVNHRFLDLTLRTPEELRPLEGGMRERVASKLARGKVECRVNWNARVGAEAALQLNTELLQQLLAAAAVAKKIAPQVSELQLGELLRWPGVLSAQVAAPESLGTACLEVLDEALLDFSASRSREGDKLKAHLLERIAGMQIIVDDVTPLIPQLAAAYESRMKARFLDALSSNEDERVRQEIVIFAQKIDIDEELSRLNAHFSEIRRILEKGGSVGKRLDFLMQELNREANTLGSKSVSAETSRASIELKVLIEQMREQIQNIE, from the coding sequence ATGATTTTAAGTATGACTGGTTTTGCCTCCATTCAGCGTGAATTGCCAGGTGGCACGCTCAGCATCGAGCTGCGCTCAGTAAACCACCGTTTTCTGGACCTCACCCTTCGCACCCCAGAGGAGCTTCGCCCCTTAGAGGGAGGAATGCGAGAGCGCGTTGCTTCTAAATTAGCACGTGGCAAAGTTGAGTGCCGTGTTAATTGGAATGCCCGTGTCGGTGCTGAAGCCGCGTTACAACTTAATACTGAGTTATTACAACAGCTTTTAGCCGCTGCTGCCGTGGCTAAAAAAATTGCACCACAGGTGTCAGAATTACAACTGGGCGAACTGCTACGCTGGCCAGGCGTGTTATCTGCCCAAGTTGCTGCGCCAGAATCGTTAGGCACAGCCTGCTTAGAAGTGCTGGATGAAGCCCTTCTTGATTTTAGCGCCAGCCGTAGCCGCGAAGGCGATAAGCTTAAAGCGCATTTATTAGAACGCATTGCTGGCATGCAAATCATCGTTGATGATGTTACTCCATTGATTCCACAATTGGCAGCGGCATATGAATCGCGAATGAAGGCGCGTTTTTTGGATGCTCTGAGCTCTAATGAAGATGAGCGCGTGCGCCAAGAAATCGTTATTTTTGCGCAAAAAATTGATATTGATGAAGAACTATCACGTCTTAATGCCCATTTTAGCGAAATTCGCCGCATCTTAGAAAAAGGCGGTTCGGTGGGCAAACGCCTCGATTTCCTTATGCAAGAATTGAATCGTGAAGCCAATACACTTGGCTCAAAATCAGTGAGTGCCGAAACCAGCCGTGCATCTATTGAATTAAAAGTGCTTATAGAGCAAATGCGCGAACAAATTCAAAATATTGAGTAA
- a CDS encoding GGDEF domain-containing protein, with protein sequence MHRLLNRQLQRHIVPELRDDARLGIFLNAIDHYYDQVEEERFLLENALRLSSQELSQVAATAKRDQMLLRGVMDSIPDMIFFKSSDGCYLGCNRAFERIHSLSETQVVGKTDFDLMPVELATDLYACDQQVLTSGREYLSERWITNQEHQHQSCVEVLRTPFFGADGQVKGLIGIGRDITERKHSEEAILHQANYDSLTELANRRFFHERLLHEIKLSKRSKLPIYLVMIDLDKFKQINDELGHDSGDALLIEVARRIKCCVRETDIVARLGGDEFIVAIANIIDPKDVKIIAQKLVDALVDPFLLGIDTALISGSLGIACYPNDAQDIETLVKHADQAMYYAKKSGRNRYCFFTPTQAEAAIKQRQLM encoded by the coding sequence ATGCACCGGTTACTGAATCGTCAACTACAACGACATATCGTGCCCGAGCTACGCGATGATGCACGGTTAGGCATTTTTCTAAACGCAATTGACCACTATTACGACCAAGTTGAAGAAGAGCGCTTCTTACTCGAGAACGCTTTACGGCTTAGCTCTCAAGAGCTATCCCAAGTTGCAGCAACCGCTAAGCGCGACCAAATGCTGCTGCGGGGTGTAATGGATTCGATTCCTGACATGATTTTTTTTAAATCTTCAGATGGCTGCTATTTGGGCTGCAACCGTGCATTTGAGCGTATACATTCTTTGAGTGAAACCCAAGTCGTAGGCAAAACCGATTTCGATCTTATGCCTGTAGAGCTCGCCACAGATCTCTATGCCTGTGATCAACAAGTGCTCACTAGTGGGCGCGAATACTTATCCGAGCGCTGGATTACCAATCAAGAACACCAACATCAATCTTGTGTAGAAGTGTTGCGCACGCCATTTTTTGGCGCAGATGGCCAGGTCAAAGGGCTAATTGGTATTGGCCGCGACATCACCGAGCGCAAACACTCTGAAGAAGCCATTTTGCACCAAGCCAATTACGATTCGCTTACGGAGCTAGCTAACCGCCGCTTCTTTCATGAACGATTACTGCATGAAATAAAACTGAGCAAACGCAGTAAATTACCAATCTACTTGGTAATGATCGACCTAGATAAATTTAAACAAATCAATGATGAGTTAGGGCACGACTCGGGCGATGCCTTACTGATAGAAGTAGCGCGACGCATCAAATGCTGCGTACGAGAAACGGATATCGTCGCGCGACTTGGTGGCGACGAATTTATCGTTGCCATAGCCAATATTATCGACCCAAAAGATGTAAAAATCATCGCGCAAAAGCTAGTGGACGCCTTGGTAGACCCTTTTTTACTGGGAATAGACACAGCGCTTATCTCTGGCAGCCTTGGTATTGCATGTTATCCAAACGATGCTCAAGACATCGAAACTTTAGTTAAACATGCCGATCAAGCGATGTACTACGCAAAAAAATCAGGACGAAACCGCTATTGTTTTTTTACTCCTACACAAGCAGAGGCTGCCATTAAACAACGCCAACTCATGTAA
- a CDS encoding FIST signal transduction protein has product MQTQQWYWTPTLGWGEIGQNLSDADLVFIAADTPYFYGADCYSELRQRFPKACILGCSSAGNVLGARLSDQDMAITAVKFTHSRVRLVAMDTEQSSDLLALSKNLLATLQEQGLRHIFILSDGQKVNGSDLAKGFWEQEIAVSGGLAGDGTRFGATWVMANAPARNGCIAALGIYGDIQVRSTCFAGWHEFGTERIVTRSTGNIVMEIDGQPALTLYKKYLGNMAIDLPGSGLRFPLSVKLPNDDSKLVRTLLGIDEATQSLRFAGDVPEGAICRLMRTQLDDLVDSAADAAKASLDGSDNPGLCLLVSCVGRRLVLGQMAEEELEAVQTILGPNMSITGFYSYGELAPHGALMNCQLHNQTMTITTLRE; this is encoded by the coding sequence GTGCAAACGCAGCAGTGGTATTGGACCCCCACACTAGGGTGGGGTGAAATTGGGCAAAACCTTAGCGATGCAGATCTAGTGTTTATTGCTGCAGACACGCCTTACTTTTATGGTGCCGATTGTTATTCTGAACTACGCCAGCGCTTCCCCAAGGCATGTATTTTAGGCTGCTCCTCTGCGGGTAATGTGCTGGGGGCTAGATTAAGCGATCAGGACATGGCCATCACCGCAGTGAAGTTCACGCATAGCCGAGTACGTTTAGTGGCTATGGATACGGAGCAAAGCAGTGATTTGCTTGCCTTAAGCAAAAACTTGCTCGCCACGCTACAAGAACAAGGTCTACGCCATATTTTTATTTTGTCTGATGGTCAAAAAGTAAATGGCAGCGATCTAGCCAAGGGCTTTTGGGAACAAGAAATTGCCGTAAGTGGCGGTTTGGCTGGTGATGGCACTCGTTTTGGTGCCACATGGGTGATGGCCAACGCCCCTGCCCGCAATGGCTGTATTGCGGCTTTAGGGATCTACGGCGACATTCAAGTACGCAGTACTTGTTTTGCAGGTTGGCATGAGTTTGGTACCGAGCGCATCGTAACCCGCTCCACAGGCAATATTGTTATGGAAATTGATGGCCAACCGGCGCTAACTCTGTACAAAAAGTACCTAGGGAATATGGCAATTGATTTACCCGGCAGCGGCTTACGCTTTCCCTTAAGTGTGAAGCTCCCCAACGATGACAGCAAACTGGTTCGCACCTTGCTAGGTATAGACGAAGCCACCCAAAGTTTGCGATTTGCCGGTGATGTACCTGAGGGAGCGATTTGTCGCCTTATGCGCACACAGCTTGACGATTTAGTGGATAGCGCAGCGGATGCCGCAAAAGCCAGTTTAGATGGCTCAGATAATCCTGGCCTATGCCTCTTAGTAAGCTGCGTAGGAAGACGCTTGGTTTTAGGCCAAATGGCCGAGGAAGAATTAGAAGCCGTGCAAACTATATTAGGACCTAATATGAGTATTACGGGATTTTACTCATATGGTGAATTAGCGCCACATGGCGCCTTGATGAACTGCCAATTACACAATCAAACCATGACCATTACTACATTAAGGGAATAA
- a CDS encoding NrtR DNA-binding winged helix domain-containing protein — protein MMPIFCLPERFTIAQLKSVTEAIIEKPVQRKSLMHRIEVSSIFNISDEKISSGGRLAQLYSLKPGADLMNFERNLSS, from the coding sequence ATGATGCCGATTTTTTGCCTGCCAGAGCGCTTTACCATTGCCCAACTCAAATCGGTGACCGAAGCGATTATTGAAAAGCCAGTGCAGCGCAAAAGCCTGATGCACCGGATCGAGGTATCCAGCATCTTTAATATCAGCGATGAAAAAATTTCCTCGGGCGGCAGGCTGGCACAGCTTTATTCATTAAAACCTGGCGCAGATTTGATGAACTTCGAACGAAACTTAAGCTCGTAA
- a CDS encoding LysE family translocator: MLSFSTMLIFSAAALALTVTPGPDMLLIASSSVSQGKRAGFATLSGIIAGTYCHALAAALGLSQLLLRLPFAFNLLRFAGVAYLFYLAWKTFRSKAAVFCPNVSMPKISARQAFLRGLLTNLFNLKMMLFVLALFPQFVRPEAGAVAMQIMLLATVLNLIGLLVNGVVIFAAGKLSTLQSDRPNAWPQYLLSLVFVGLAARLMIL; encoded by the coding sequence ATGCTTAGTTTTTCTACAATGCTTATTTTTTCAGCTGCTGCTCTGGCGTTAACCGTTACACCTGGTCCAGATATGTTGCTAATCGCTTCCTCTAGCGTGAGCCAAGGCAAAAGAGCGGGCTTTGCCACGCTGTCAGGCATTATAGCGGGCACGTATTGCCATGCCCTTGCGGCTGCTTTGGGCTTATCACAACTCTTATTACGCCTTCCCTTTGCTTTTAATCTGTTGCGCTTTGCCGGTGTGGCTTATCTATTTTATTTAGCATGGAAAACCTTTCGTTCTAAGGCCGCTGTTTTCTGCCCAAATGTCTCTATGCCAAAAATATCGGCTAGGCAGGCTTTTTTGCGTGGGCTGTTGACCAATCTGTTTAACCTAAAAATGATGTTGTTTGTGCTGGCTCTGTTTCCGCAGTTTGTAAGGCCTGAAGCAGGGGCCGTGGCGATGCAGATCATGCTGCTGGCGACAGTATTAAACCTGATTGGATTACTAGTAAATGGTGTGGTGATTTTTGCTGCGGGTAAATTAAGCACGTTGCAATCTGATCGTCCGAATGCATGGCCGCAGTATTTGTTATCGCTTGTGTTTGTTGGGCTGGCGGCGCGGTTGATGATTTTGTAA
- a CDS encoding MBL fold metallo-hydrolase, with amino-acid sequence MNQLQKMLLGICVLGTLQAEAAAPMVKTSAPGFYRVMLGDFEITALSDGTVALPVNTLLTNISKGKIDKALAKSYLSSPLETSVNAYLINTGDKLVLVDTGAAGLFGPTLGHFMENLKAAGYQPEQIDEVYITHLHGDHMGGLMVGEQLAFPNAVLRVDQRDIDFWLSQANMDAAPEAMKGFFKGAVASIGPWVKAGKLKTFDGNTDLIPGVKSVSTYGHTPGHSIYMVESRGQKLALWGDLMHVAAVQFATPEVTIQFDTDSKSAAKQRQQAYAEAAKQGYLIGSAHLSFPGLGHLRKVDKGYSWLPVNYSPMYGK; translated from the coding sequence ATGAATCAGTTGCAAAAAATGCTGCTCGGTATCTGTGTTTTGGGCACTTTGCAGGCAGAAGCTGCTGCACCCATGGTTAAAACTTCGGCTCCGGGGTTTTATAGGGTAATGCTGGGAGATTTTGAAATCACTGCGCTTTCAGATGGTACGGTGGCCTTGCCGGTGAATACGCTGCTCACCAATATCAGCAAGGGGAAGATCGATAAGGCGTTGGCAAAGTCTTATTTAAGCAGCCCGCTAGAAACATCGGTGAATGCCTATCTGATTAATACTGGCGATAAGCTGGTACTGGTGGATACCGGCGCAGCAGGTTTATTTGGCCCGACCTTGGGGCATTTTATGGAAAACTTAAAAGCCGCAGGCTATCAGCCAGAGCAGATCGATGAAGTTTATATCACCCATTTGCACGGCGATCATATGGGTGGGTTAATGGTGGGCGAGCAGCTGGCGTTTCCTAATGCCGTGCTGCGAGTGGATCAGCGTGATATTGATTTCTGGCTAAGCCAAGCCAATATGGACGCGGCCCCAGAAGCGATGAAAGGCTTTTTTAAAGGCGCAGTGGCTTCAATTGGCCCTTGGGTTAAGGCAGGGAAGTTAAAGACTTTTGATGGCAATACGGATTTAATCCCTGGTGTGAAGTCGGTTTCTACCTATGGGCATACCCCAGGGCATAGCATTTATATGGTAGAAAGCCGTGGGCAAAAGCTGGCGCTTTGGGGTGATTTAATGCACGTTGCCGCGGTGCAATTTGCTACGCCTGAGGTGACGATTCAGTTTGATACTGATAGTAAATCCGCTGCCAAGCAGCGTCAGCAAGCTTATGCCGAAGCTGCAAAACAAGGCTATTTGATTGGCTCCGCTCATTTATCCTTCCCTGGGCTTGGGCATTTACGTAAGGTAGACAAGGGCTATAGCTGGCTACCAGTGAATTACTCGCCCATGTATGGTAAGTAA
- the aroE gene encoding shikimate dehydrogenase, with protein MKYLVIGHPIAHSKSPQIHQAFAEQFNLLDFTYERCLAPLDGFAALLAEFAEAGGGGVNVTVPFKEEAFRLCTALTERAAAAGAVNTIKCADGVLLGDNTDGAGLVADLLRHTGLAGKRILLLGAGGAACGVLLPLLAEKPLSLTIANRSVARAISLAEKFSGNIKITAQAFDTLAGEFDVIINATSASLAGDTLPLATTIFARDCLAYDMMYGKGETPFMKQARLAGASQCSDGLGMLLGQAAEAFYVWTGLRADVQPVLAAMRAAL; from the coding sequence ATGAAATATCTGGTCATTGGTCATCCCATTGCGCATAGCAAATCTCCCCAAATTCATCAGGCTTTTGCTGAACAATTTAATTTGCTGGATTTTACCTACGAGCGCTGCTTGGCTCCTTTAGATGGCTTTGCTGCGCTGCTGGCGGAGTTTGCAGAGGCAGGTGGTGGTGGGGTAAATGTCACAGTACCATTTAAAGAAGAAGCCTTTCGGTTGTGTACAGCGCTAACCGAGCGTGCCGCTGCTGCAGGGGCTGTGAATACCATTAAGTGTGCAGATGGCGTGCTGCTTGGCGACAATACCGATGGCGCAGGCTTGGTAGCAGATCTATTACGGCATACCGGCTTAGCAGGCAAGCGCATTTTGCTACTAGGGGCTGGGGGGGCGGCTTGTGGCGTGCTGCTGCCTTTATTGGCAGAAAAACCGCTGAGTTTAACCATTGCCAATCGCTCTGTAGCGCGGGCGATTAGTCTAGCCGAAAAATTTAGCGGCAATATAAAAATTACGGCGCAGGCTTTTGATACTTTAGCTGGTGAGTTTGATGTGATTATCAATGCCACTTCAGCGAGCTTGGCGGGGGATACGCTGCCCTTAGCCACTACTATTTTTGCTCGTGATTGTTTGGCTTACGACATGATGTATGGCAAGGGTGAAACGCCGTTTATGAAGCAAGCCCGCTTAGCGGGTGCCTCACAATGCAGCGATGGTTTAGGTATGTTGCTAGGGCAGGCGGCTGAGGCTTTTTATGTATGGACCGGTTTGCGTGCGGATGTGCAACCCGTATTAGCGGCAATGCGGGCAGCTTTGTAA
- the mtgA gene encoding monofunctional biosynthetic peptidoglycan transglycosylase, with amino-acid sequence MAKRSVAGWLGRIFLGVLALFLLWNLWIVGHVLMWKWINPSATSFMSEQLGQLQQNNPDAELRHTWVPYAQISPNLKRALVASEDAKFLDHEGFDWEGIQVAWEKNLKKGRIVAGGSTISQQLAKNLFLSSARNPLRKVEEAIITVMLEAILDKRRIFEIYLNVIEWGNGVFGAEAAARYYYKTSAARLGASQSAKLASMVTNPRYYDKNRSDRKLLRKSSIVLRRMPYADIP; translated from the coding sequence ATGGCAAAGCGATCAGTCGCCGGCTGGTTAGGCCGTATATTCTTGGGTGTGCTGGCGCTATTTTTGCTCTGGAATCTATGGATTGTTGGGCATGTGTTGATGTGGAAATGGATTAATCCGTCCGCCACTTCTTTTATGAGCGAGCAACTGGGGCAATTGCAGCAAAATAATCCAGACGCCGAGCTACGGCATACATGGGTACCGTATGCGCAGATCTCCCCAAATCTAAAACGCGCCCTAGTGGCGAGTGAAGACGCAAAGTTTCTAGATCATGAGGGTTTTGATTGGGAGGGGATTCAGGTGGCTTGGGAGAAAAACCTAAAGAAGGGCCGTATTGTGGCGGGAGGCTCGACCATTAGCCAACAGCTCGCAAAAAACCTATTTTTATCGAGCGCCCGCAATCCGCTGCGCAAAGTAGAGGAAGCTATTATCACCGTGATGCTGGAAGCCATCTTAGATAAGCGGCGCATTTTTGAAATCTATTTAAATGTGATCGAGTGGGGCAATGGTGTTTTTGGCGCGGAGGCCGCGGCGCGTTACTACTACAAAACCAGTGCGGCCCGTTTAGGCGCAAGCCAAAGCGCTAAATTAGCTTCGATGGTGACTAATCCACGCTATTACGATAAAAACCGCAGTGATCGCAAGCTGCTGCGTAAAAGTAGTATTGTTTTACGCCGCATGCCTTATGCAGATATTCCTTAA